A genomic window from Maylandia zebra isolate NMK-2024a linkage group LG20, Mzebra_GT3a, whole genome shotgun sequence includes:
- the LOC101465830 gene encoding specifically androgen-regulated gene protein, with the protein MDSAGSSDSVISTNSGYSEDSMDHLSAEERACLTYLEETIEALETQEDSGVSNDESHHESLTEKADQMRVNDISTLMPNGSKRDQKSFLSDEVPTAPPASTALATEGKTQLNQISEPQVSPLIPESSTDTRIHSSAIQTEMSRSATNEDADPESVKSTIVCPGPSTDTSEIDLSVIPPPLNFRDEPDSPSQPVNVKDLTPSVGISRKKPGITFDLEQIRQRASVKKDLTSPVTKVPQIKPQPESLSLLTSSQIVAPASPESAEPKSPPVVAPKPKKLPPNIILKSHKMTNSDGNSAHPVLNSSEQRPFLDPHKVRMEALRKLGLLKSSEEEESIPNQSSKLPLKTRVSWAASSSSSPPISPAAPNEPPSSQSYNLPPASVTVQPLNPGAILPSNTSTALTVLDPDILPAPADFSDPTELSPSENQPSAVKDATSLTYSGLVKQLTPPKVKSASLGRTEVGISRYTAGQDYGEASQGTSINQNLNQLRNHRPRPASLGSRKDFSSAQGEDLEAEPSITKEPASQKALPAHTALHHSRDTQKLPRSQGISVLICPRSENEEDRRGALKKLGLLRD; encoded by the exons ATGGACAGCGCAGGAAGCTCGGACAGCGTAATCAGCACGAACTCTGGCTAT AGTGAAGACAGCATGGACCACTTATCTGCAGAGGAGAGGGCGTGTCTCACGTATCTGGAAGAAACAATCGAAGCGCTGGAGACGCAGGAGGACAGCGGCGTATCGAATGATGAATCACATCATGAGAGTCTAACAGAAAAAGCAGATCAGATGAGAGTAAATG ACATTTCCACTTTGATGCCTAATGGCTCCAAACGCGACCAGAAATCATTTCTAAGTGATGAAGTGCCCACAGCACCACCTGCATCCACAGCATTAGccacagaaggaaaaactcagctAAATCAAATCTCTGAACCACAAGTCAGTCCTCTAATCCCTGAATCTTCTACTGATACCAGAATCCACTCATCAGCTATACAGACTGAGATGTCACGCTCAGCCACAAATGAAGATGCTGATCCTGAGAGTGTCAAAAGTACAATTGTTTGTCCAGGACCATCTACTGACACCTCTGAGATTGATCTGAGTGTAATTCCACCTCCCTTAAACTTTAGGGATGAACCTGACTCTCCTTCACAGCCTGTGAACGTAAAAGACCTTACTCCATCTGTGGGAATTTCCAGGAAAAAGCCGGGAATAACCTTTGATTTGGAGCAGATTCGTCAGAGGGCCTCTGTCAAGAAAGATTTGACAAGCCCTGTGACCAAGGTGCCTCAAATCAAACCTCAGCCtgagtctctcagtctgctcaCAAGTTCACAAATTGTTGCTCCAGCGTCTCCTGAAAGTGCAGAGCCCAAAAGTCCACCTGTTGTGGCCCCAAAGCCTAAAAAGCTGCCCCCCAACATTATTCTGAAATCTCACAAGATGACTAACTCTGATGGAAACTCAGCGCATCCAGTGCTCAACAGCAGTGAACAGCGGCCATTCTTGGATCCTCACAAAGTTCGCATGGAGGCTCTCAGAAAGCTCGGCCTGCTTAAAAGCAGTGAGGAGGAAGAATCGATCCCAAACCAGAGCTCTAAACTTCCTCTCAAAACCAGAGTGTCTTGGGCagcttcatcttcttcttctcctccaatCAGCCCTGCAGCTCCAAATGAACCACCATCATCACAGTCTTATAACCTTCCCCCTGCCTCTGTTACTGTCCAGCCTTTGAACCCTGGTGCTATATTACCATCAAACACTTCTACTGCTCTTACAGTTCTGGATCCTGATATTCTCCCAGCACCTGCTGATTTCAGTGACCCCACTGAGCTTTCTCCTTCAGAAAATCAACCATCTGCTGTCAAAGATGCCACTTCTCTTACCTATTCTGGCCTGGTCAAGCAGCTGACACCGCCAAAGGTCAAATCAGCCAGCCTCGGGCGCACTGAGGTGGGTATAAGCAGATATACAGCAGGTCAAGACTACGGTGAGGCCAGTCAGGGCACCAGCATTAATCAGAACCTCAACCAGCTGCGTAACCATCGACCGCGCCCCGCCTCTCTTGGGAGTAGGAAGGATTTCTCAAGTGCTCAAGGAGAGGATTTGGAGGCAGAGCCTTCCATTACTAAAGAGCCAGCCTCACAGAAGGCCTTGCCTGCCCACACTGCCTTGCATCACTCCAGAGACACTCAGAAACTGCCTCGATCACAAGGTATCAGCGTGCTGATCTGCCCTCGTTCAGAAAATGAAGAGGACCGCCGTGGGGCCCTGAAGAAGCTCGGACTGCTAAGAGATTGA